TTCTGAACCTCGTAGTATGAACCCGGTGCAAGGTTATCCTCAGGTAGAATACCTTTGACAAAATCAGTAATCGCATCCATACATTCTTCAGCCAAATTATAGTCTGTCTTAATACCCATTAATCTAGTTGCAGATGATAAGACTGAATGACCATCTCTACAATTTTGATACAAAGGTTGTTTTCCTGCATCCAACATGTCAAAAAATCTCCTAGACTCGGGGTTTGGTTCTTCCCCTCTATAATGATCATGTACCATCTGCTCAGTACCTACACCATAATCTATATCTGTTCTAGATTCTTCTAACCTAATATCAGGCTGAGGTTCACTAACAGGCTGAGGTTCGCTAGTACTACCATATTCATAACCAGTTTCCCCATGAAGGTACCAAACTTTATAATTACGTGAAAACCCTTTCATATACAAATGAGTCCAAACATCAAATTCTTTTATAACCTTATTATTATTGCAAGAAGAGCAGGGACATCTTAACATACCACTTTTTGCATCCGGTTGCTGTTGAACAAGCCTCATGAATTCTCCAATCCCTTGAACGTATTCTTCCGTAAGCAAATTGGTGTTCGGATCCAAATGAGGTTTATCCATCCACGAACGATAATAAACTTCTGAAGACATGATTTTCACGGAATTGTTATGACTAAAGAGAATGAAGAGAGAATGAAGTGTGAATGAGTTGAATGAGGAGGGGTTGTATTTATAGGAAATTGCTTACGGACCTCCGACGACTTTCCGACGAAATTCCGACGGATGTAAAGAAGTCCGTCGGAATTCCGTCGGAATTGTCCAATCCCAAACGGCTATACAACGGTCATATGTATTTGTCGGCAACGGTCACATGGTTCGTCGGAATTCCGTCGGAAAATACCGATGGAATTCCGACGACTTTGCTGTTAATCGGAATGTCGTCGGAATTTCGTCGGAATATACCGACGAACTTCCGACGACTACAACGGTTACATTTTTTATCGGAATGTCGTCGAAAAGTCGTCGGAAAATTCCGACGAACCGTATGTCGTCGGAATTCCGTCGGAAATGGCCGACGGAATTCCGACGACTTCATTTTTTTGGATTTGGTCGGAAATTTGTCAGTATTCCGTCGCAAATGTTCGCAAATGTCCGACGACCTTGGTGTCCGTCGGAAGATCCGTCGGAATTCGGTGTGTTTTCTTGTAGTGACATACCGTAAAACTCAATTGGTTTTATAACTCGATGGCAGTAAGTCGAATTATTGAGTATTTTCTCTCCAACTCAAGAATGCATAAATTGCGTCATCAAAATGACTTTTACTGAACCCATTCACTTTGTCCTAAATAATTAGTCATACGAAATTTATAAAAACTTTTTCCTACGTTCAACAGTTTATTTCGACTAAAATTGTTGCTCTTTATACCCCTTAGTTTTTAAATTATAGCTAAAAGAATTACCATGATGTTTTCTTATGTTTATATTTTCATGCAAAAGGTTTAGTTATTCAAGATGGATTCTTACACAACTTCGAATCCAACAAGATAAATAGATTTCTGGAATCTCCTTCAAATCCAGTTATATATGATACGCGGACTTGACTACATTGACAAATATTTTGAAAATGTGATATACACACAACCTGTAACAAATATTTTGGTTATATATGAGAAATATGATTCTAGAATCGATTTGTCATAACTTTTGATGAAGTTTGTATTATTTTCTGTTAATTTTTGCAAGAGGGTCTATAAGTCTAAAAAAGTGATTACAAGGCATGGGCAGATGCTGTGGAGAAAGTGAACAAGTCTCTTGTTTGGCCCGAAAATGGTGTGATATGGAAAGCTCTTTAATGAGTTTTTCACTTTAAATTTTTATTTGAGACTCTTGTTATTTCTATTTCTTTTGAAAATAAATAGACAAAGTTAAGTGATTTTTTTTTTGCTTGAAGGAATTATAGTTAGTATCCAACTATCCATGCATGTACACATTATGCATGAATTTCAGCCGTATACACGAGACAAGGTTGTTTTAAAACATGCGCCTACAAATTGATTATTTTTTGTGCTTTGGAAGCATTTGATTTCTGTTTTTTATTTTATTTTAGAACATCGCATCATCTAAGTAAATCTCTCACGATCTTTTCTCCATATATATATATCAATATCAATATCAATGTCATCTTCCAAAACATATATTGTCAATCTAGACATTATATATTGAAATGTTGCTAATTCTTTCATCCAATCTGAACCAAAATCTAAAAAACTTAGGTAAATATATAGGTAAGATGATAAACAAAAAGTGAGAAACCTATACATAATTATGCATTTTATAATTTGTGTGTTTAGCAATAACCTTGTTTATTTTGTGGGATTTTAAGGCTAGTCCGAATCCGCAATGGGGATCAATTTTTTTTTAAAAAAAATTCCACATGTTTTAAGTCCCAGCAATAAAAATCCGAAGGTCCCAAACCATGTTTATATCTACATGCCGCATAACCTTTTGGGTTTAGCCCTAATTCACGTGCCTAGCCAGGACTTATCTGTGGATTAGTAACCGTCTCTATTAGAGCTTCTCTATTGGACTGGTAGAAACTCATATGCTATGTCAACAATTTTTTGAAATAATAATTTAAAAAATTGAGAGTGAACAACAAAAAATTTCTTAAGTTTCTGTGAACATGTGATTTTCTACTTGTTGGTTCAGACTTTCAAAATATTAAATTTAATCAAATAATTAAGGTTTATTAAAATATTAATATTTAATATCTTAGATATTCATTTGGAGAACTTTGCTCTTACGTTAAAATCAAATAATGGTAACTGTCGGATTTTTGTTTCTAATCCAGTGTGTATATATTTGGGTAATTATCGGCAGCTTACATGTTTAGAGGCCGATACAAGCCGAAGCCCAAAAGATTGTCATTCAATTCAAAAATATGGGCCGCTCAAAACTCTAATTTTTTAATTAACCAAACTGATATATTGTTTCTATGCCAAATGTAATGTTTTGAAATCTTTTTCTGTATGATAAAAAATATATGAAACATAATACTGTTTTCATATTGATTTTCTTTAATTATGCTAAATAATTTATAAAATTTTATATGCATATATAATTGTCGTTAATTCATGCCAAAAATAAACAATACATTGAATTTTTTTTTTAAATGCATAAAATCTTAAACAAACTTTTTTCATAAAGAAAACTAAAAACTAAACAGCATACAATAAACATAGAAAAATATGCAACCGCAGAAAAACATATAATACTGAGACTGGTGACTAGTGCTTTGCTAATGCCAATCCAGGTGATAATCCCTAACCAAATCAACATTTATCCTAAATTTAAATTATTCTGGATTGCTGTTTAATTATTACTAAAATTCTGCTATTATTCTTTTTAAAGACTTCCTAAAACTAGTTCTACATTTCGAAATTAGAGAAAAAGTAGAAACCCCATGAACAAAGCAACAATTACCAACCCTAAAGTCAGATCAACATAGCTTGACCCTATACCTTAACATTAAACCGATTAAACCGGGTTCCAAACCGGACAATATCATCTCCTATCTTTCCTTATTAACAAAAAGCCACCCAGAAAATTCCAAACCCTCTCTCTCTCTCTCTCACCTCCGTCTCTGCGCGCATGATCGCAATAGTGTTCCACTATCCGCCGCCCGTGACTCTAATGGTCCGTGACTGTAATCCATTTTCATTTTCAATTAATTAGTTTCCATAAACACACACACACACCTATACATATATATATAAACACATCCTTATCCAATGCCTTCGTCGAAACCACTCCACCATCCTCTCTTCTCCTCCGCCAAATCTCACCGGAGAAAACTCCCAATCCGCTGCTTCTGCCTCCTAATCGCCGCCATGTCCTCCATCCTCATCCTCCTCATCTCTCTCTTCCTCCTCGCCTCCCCATCTTCCTCCGCCGCTCAGATCCGTCTCGCCTGCAAGGCCACTCGCTACCCAGACCAATGCGTCACTTCCCTATCCGAACCGGGCCGGGTCCCTCCGGATCCGAGCCCGTCTCAGATCATCCACTCAGCGATCTCGGCCTCTTCCCAAACCCTCGAAACCGCCCAGTCGAAAGTGAAGTCTATCCTGGACGCGTCCGCAGGGAATCTCGACCGCACCAACGCCGCGAACACGTGCCTCCAGCTGCTCTCTTACTCCGAGCGACGCACCCGATCGACGGATCAGGCCCTGACACGTGGCGAAATGAAAAACGCTCGCGCTTGGCTGAGCGCTGCGCTCGTGTACCAGTACGACACGTGGTCGGCCCTCAAGTACGTCAACGACACTAAACAAGTCGGCCAAACGATGTCGTTTGTGGACGGGCTTATCCACGTCACCAGCAACGCGCTGAGCATGATGTCGTCGTACGATAATTTCGGAGACAACGTCGCGTCGTGGACTCCTCCGAGGACGGAGCGTGACGGGTTTTGGGAGAAGACTGGGCCGGGCCTGGGCTCGGAGGCTAATTTGGGCTTCCCCTCCGGTTTAAAAGAAGACGCTACGGTTTGTAAAACCGGGAAATGCGGTTACAAGACGGTTCAGGAGGCCGTTAACGCGGCGCCAGAAGATAACGGAGCGGTTAAGTTCGTTATAAAGATCAGCGAAGGAGTGTACGAGGAGACCGTTAGAGTTCCGTTTGAGAAAAGAAACGTTGTCTTTATTGGAGACGGTATGGGCAAAACGGTCATTACGGGATCGTTGAACGCCGGTATGCCTGGGATCACCACGTACAACACTGCCACTGTCGGTGAGTATAAACTTAGTTTTAATGTTAAAGCAATTTTTTTTCTTATTCCGGGCCTAATCTTGTCTCTCTGGGCCCGAATTAAAACCAGATCGATCCGATGGTTGAACCGGTCGTATATCTGGATTCGGTTTATAATTGTTTTGGTTATGAACCATTCCCTTAGTCGGATTGAATATCAAAATTATTAAACTCGATAAAAAAACATTTAAAAACCAAAAACCCATAAACCAGCCATATAAACAATAAACTAATTTATATTTATCATGTTTTATATTTGGTATTTATTTATATTTTAATTATGTATCATATTTATTAACATTATTTTAAATTTATATATTAAAAATATATTGAAACAACATGGTTAAACTATATTAAACCATAACTATGAGACCGATAATTATTCGGTTCAGCTTTTGGTCCGGTTTTAAAAACATTGGTAATATTAGTTTTGCGGTAAAGCAACTTGTAACATGTTTGGTTTGATTGAGTTACATGTTTGGTTTTGATAGGAGTGGTAGGAGATGGGTTCATGGCACGTGATCTAACGTTCCAGAACACAGCGGGACCAGACGCTCACCAAGCTGTAGCCTTTAGATCCGACAGTGATTTTTCTCTGCTCGAGAACTGTGAGTTTCTTGGGAACCAAGACACACTCTACGCACATGGACTTCGTCAGTTCTACAAAAAATGTCGTATCCAAGGAAACGTCGACTTCATCTTCG
This genomic interval from Brassica oleracea var. oleracea cultivar TO1000 chromosome C2, BOL, whole genome shotgun sequence contains the following:
- the LOC106319156 gene encoding probable pectinesterase/pectinesterase inhibitor 51, which gives rise to MPSSKPLHHPLFSSAKSHRRKLPIRCFCLLIAAMSSILILLISLFLLASPSSSAAQIRLACKATRYPDQCVTSLSEPGRVPPDPSPSQIIHSAISASSQTLETAQSKVKSILDASAGNLDRTNAANTCLQLLSYSERRTRSTDQALTRGEMKNARAWLSAALVYQYDTWSALKYVNDTKQVGQTMSFVDGLIHVTSNALSMMSSYDNFGDNVASWTPPRTERDGFWEKTGPGLGSEANLGFPSGLKEDATVCKTGKCGYKTVQEAVNAAPEDNGAVKFVIKISEGVYEETVRVPFEKRNVVFIGDGMGKTVITGSLNAGMPGITTYNTATVGVVGDGFMARDLTFQNTAGPDAHQAVAFRSDSDFSLLENCEFLGNQDTLYAHGLRQFYKKCRIQGNVDFIFGNSASVFQDCEILIAPRQLKPEKGEKNAVTAQGRVDPSQSTGFVFLNCLINGTEEYMKLYKAKPKVHKNYLGRPWKEFSRTVFIGCDLEALIIPDGWLPWTGEFALKTLYYGESKNTGQGADRSKRVSWSSEIPDEHVRVYSVANFIQADEWAMSG